The following proteins are co-located in the candidate division KSB1 bacterium genome:
- a CDS encoding efflux RND transporter permease subunit, protein LLPMALGLGDGAEIRTPMAITVIVGLITSTVLTLVIIPTVYNLVDRKM, encoded by the coding sequence GTCTGCTGCCGATGGCGCTTGGCCTTGGCGATGGCGCTGAAATTAGAACACCAATGGCGATCACCGTAATTGTCGGTCTGATTACGTCAACCGTTTTGACTTTGGTTATTATCCCAACGGTTTATAATTTAGTGGATCGGAAGATGTGA